CCGAGGGCAACAATGAGATCAGACTTTTGCAGTGCGGCAACCGCCGGCACGGTTCCGTGCATGCCCGGCATTCCAAGGTTCTGAGGATGCGAATCCGGAATCGCGCCGCGAGCAGTCAGCGTTGTAACCACTGGTGACTTGGAGAGCTCCGCGAGCGCCAGAATCTCCGGGGAGGCATCAGCGCGAATCGCGCCGCCACCCACGTACAGCACGGGCTGCTGGGCGATTGCCATGAGGCGGGCGGCCTCGCGTACTTGGCGCATGTTGGGCTTTGTGACCGGGCGGTAGCCGGGCAGGTCCAGCACTGGCGGCCAGATGAAGTCCGCTTCTTCAACCTGAGCGCTCTTCGTGATGTCCACGAGTACGGGGCCCGGGCGGCCGGTGGAGGCGATGTAGAAAGCTTCAGCAATGCGTGCGGGAATCTCCGATGCCTCAGTGACAAGGAATGAATGCTTGGTCACAGGCATGGTGGCACCCACGATGTCGGCCTCTTGGAAGGCGTCAGTGCCGATGAGGCTGGCGCCCACCTGCCCGGTGATGGCAACCATGGGGATGGAGTCCATGTTGGCATCGAGCAGGGCGGTAACTAGGTTGGTGGCGCCCGGTCCGGACGTGGCGATGCATACGCCCACCTTGCCGGTAGAAACCGCATAGCCTTCGGCAGCATGCCCTGCTCCCTGTTCGTGGCGAACCAGAACATGGGTGAGCCGCTTGGAATCAAAGAGCGGATCGTAAGTCGGAAGAATCGCGCCACCGGGCAGGCCGAACACTACATCGACGCCAATCTCTTCCAGGGAGCGAATGATCGAACGTGCGCCTGTTGATTTTTCGCGAATGACGTGCGGCTCTGCGGCGGCTTCCGTCATTGGAGCACGGCCGGCGGCCACATCAGCAGGTGTCGGTGACTTTGCCATGTGTCCCTCCTTCTTTCTTCTACAGTCCCTTGATCTCCAAGGGGTGGATTCACAATGTGTACCCGCCCACGGGCACTAAAAAACCCCTCGATCCTTCGAGGGGCGCGCGGCACATGACTAGCTGGGCTGTGCCGCGCTAGATAAGTACCAGTGATTTCGTCATGGTGCGAGCCTAGCTGAGGCGCGCGGCACATGCCAACCCAAGAAGCATTTGTCTCACATATTGGTCCATGTTCTCACTATTCGGAACCAATGGAACGACGACGTCGTCGCCCGCAATCCACACATTTTGGCGTCGCGTCAACGTTTAACAGATACTCATCGCGGGTGTTCGCATGCGCGTTCCCAGCCGCCGGTAACACGATCGTAGGATTTGATGGCTGCCATACGTGCCTCTCCAGAGGGCCACCAACCTCCCGTTATGCGATCTGGTTGAAGACGGCTTGCCGGAATGTGCAAAGCGGCCCGCCAGACGAATATAGAATTATCCGCATGACTATGCAGACCCGATGGGAAATCTACATCTCAAAAGGCGCCCCAATCGGGCTGCTCTATCGAGCATGGGATGATTCCGAGCTTCTTACCGACATCATCTTCGGAAAGCCAGAATCCCACCGGATCACCAGTCGAATTGCGCTGGAGGACGCCAAGTGGCGCCGCTCCACCTACAGCGAGGACGGCAACGACCCCATCGTCATTGATGCTGAGACCCTCATTGAGGAAGAAGACGCAGTACCCAGCTATATGGAGTTCCTGCTCTTGAAGGGAGCAATCGCCCATATGGCTCCTGATTCGGAAGAAACGCTTTCCTACCATGTGCTCTCCCCCGCCGATTTCCACGGGGTTGCACAGGAAGCATCCATTTGGAGTCCTGGCCTCAACTTGTGGGAGATCGAGACCAATGGCGAACTCGCTTCCACCCACTGGACTGAAGACGGCGAGGTGGTCCAGTCCGATTGGAACGGCGTTTCCTCTATTCTCTCCACACCCGAGGAAGCCGCCTCCGCGCTTCGTGGCATTGTTGATGATGACGTCTTGGATGCGTATTTGGCTCGTGAGACGGCAAACTAGCCGGTCAGAGGTGGACCCTAGGTCCCGCCGCGACGTTGTATAGAACACACGGACGAAGGTCCAATCTTGTGCTTTCGGTCCTTGGCGTGCCTGAGAGGGCAAACTAGAGTTTTTTGTGTGAACAATCCTGACTTGCCCGTCAACGACGCCTCGGAGAGCGAACGGCTCGCCGCGCACACGCGACTGGCTCACCAGTCCCGAGTTGTCCTGCGTCTGGGCGTTATGTTGCTCTCAGCCGGAGCCTCATCCTTTCGTGTGAAAGATGGAATGGCTCGGCTGGCAAGGGCCGTGGGTATCGAAGAACACCATGCTCAAGTGACCTACACCGAAATCACCACCACGTCCTACGCCAACGGCACCTTTCGGACCGAAATAGCTGAACAGCGCGCGATGGGGGTGGACGCTGCCCGGATTGACCGGCTCAATCACTTTGTCATGACACTGCCCGATCAGCTCCTAGTTGAACAGGCCGATGCCGAACTCGATGTGATCGCAGCACGCGGCCCGCTCTACTCCCCCTTTGTCTCCGCCATCGCTTCCGGTGTTGCCTGTGCGGGATTCTGCTTCCTCAACAAGGGTGGCGTTGTTGAGTGTCTAGCCGTCTTGGTGGCGGCACTTTTTGGTCAGCTCCTTCGCAAGAGCCTCATGAAGCGCCACATGAATCACTTCGGAGTATGGCTGGTGTGCGGCGTTGTTGCCGTCACGATCTACATTGGCCTGGTGTGGGGGCTTGTTCATGTCAACGCAATTGGCTCCACGCATGAAGCCGGTGCAGTCTCTGCCATTCTCTTCCTGATTCCGGGCTTCCCGTTGGTCACATCGATCCTCGATATCATTCGTCAGGATTTCTCAGCGGGGATATCCCGCGCAGTATATGTGGCCATGCTCTTGATCGCGATTGCGGTTGCAGTGTGGGCCACCACCGCTGTGTTTTCGTGGTCGGTTTTTCCCACGGATGACGGATACACTCTGGCGCCCTGGGCACTGTTCTGTGGGCGCGCCATCATGACTTTTATTGCCTCCTACGGGTTTGCAATGCTCTTCAACGCACCGCAGAAGGCCTGCCTTC
The DNA window shown above is from Changpingibacter yushuensis and carries:
- a CDS encoding threonine/serine ThrE exporter family protein — protein: MNNPDLPVNDASESERLAAHTRLAHQSRVVLRLGVMLLSAGASSFRVKDGMARLARAVGIEEHHAQVTYTEITTTSYANGTFRTEIAEQRAMGVDAARIDRLNHFVMTLPDQLLVEQADAELDVIAARGPLYSPFVSAIASGVACAGFCFLNKGGVVECLAVLVAALFGQLLRKSLMKRHMNHFGVWLVCGVVAVTIYIGLVWGLVHVNAIGSTHEAGAVSAILFLIPGFPLVTSILDIIRQDFSAGISRAVYVAMLLIAIAVAVWATTAVFSWSVFPTDDGYTLAPWALFCGRAIMTFIASYGFAMLFNAPQKACLLAAAIGAVINTGRLTAQDAGLAWLAAVGLAALAAGLLAEPLSNVSKFSRVTLSVPAVVVMIPGVPLYRAVVAINNGQVTDALSQVVTVILVITSIGVGLAVARMATDRNWLFDQHHPVPSLGDSITTIPSQLIPEDRTIEEIVAASSPDE